The genomic segment CCGCGCTATGGCCAGCTCGACGCTATCGCCTGGTATCGGGAAAATTCCGGAGGGCGTACGCAAGCGGTCGGCCAGAAGCAAGCAAACGACTGGGGACTCCACGATACGCTAGGCAACGTATGGGAATGGTGCGCAGATCAATACGACCCGGAAGTCTATGGTTCGTATCGTGTATTTCGCGGCGGCGGCTGGTCAGACGTTGAGAGAGGCTGCCTGGCTACGAATCGCCGCCGTAGCCATCCGACGTTTGCCATCGACGACCTTGGCTTTCGGATTGCCAGATCGCTAGACGCTACTCGCTGCTGATCCCGGATACTTGGCGTTGCCGCCGAATCGATTGCATTGCGCTTCGAGAACTCATCTGCTCTTGCAGCACGCGTTTGCGATTTGCTTGCCTGTTTGCAGGGCGTTCGCAAAATCCGCATCGGACATTTGCGTGCCGACATTGCGTCGTAGCTGCTCTACCGATAAAACGCTGTTTCTCGCATCCGCCTCGGCGACTTTGTAGGCCAGCGAGAGTTTGGCATCGCGCGGCAGCAATTCGCCGGCCTCGTAGACTTGCGCCAGCAGCGCCAGGGCAAATGGTTCTCCCTGGCCGGCGGCGGCTTTCAATTGCGTGACGGCTTCGGCTTTCCACTGTTGTACGACAGGATCATCGGCGCTTTTTTCCAGGTCGATAGTGCGGCCGTAGGGGCCTTCAATGAAGTAATCAATTTGCGCTTCGACTTTCCCCGCGCGTGCGGCAAGCGCCAGAAAGGAAAGCCGCTCCTGAAGCTGTGCTGCGTTGACCCCTTCGCACACGGCGGCTATTTTTTTGCGCTCAGTTAAAAACTGCGCGAGTTCCGCCGCACTATTGTAATCAGGGACTGGCTCGTCATTATTGGCGCAGAGCGATGTCGCCTGATATACGTTATAGGCAGCGTTCTTGTCGCCGGCTCTTGCAAGGCTATTCCATTTGGCGATGTAGTCCACCGCCTTCAGCCCGCCCAAATCTATCTGGCGGCCGTTGCGGCCATAGACGGGGTCAGGTGGCAGGTGCGAGACCAGCGCAGCATCGCCAATGCCCTCAGCCGTCTCGCCTGACCCGAAAGGCGATGCCAATTCGCTGCGGGAAGGAGAATGCCTGGTGTCGCTGGTGGTGGCGGTTACGCTCGGCGGATCGCCGAAACTCCCTGTCGATGACAGATACATTCCGAGGCATACGCCAGCCGTAGCGGCCAGCAGCGAATAACGGACGATTGGGTTCACAAAACAGCTCGCTATGAATCTGATGCCGATGTAACGTCAACCGGCATCAGGTATTCAACAGACGACAATCAGTTCCACAAATAGCAGTAAGCCTCGCTGGCTTCCAGGTTGTCGCCTTCGTCGCCATTTGCCAGCAACTTCTTGATGAATCCATTTGGCTGCGCGCTGGTCGGCGTGACGTTGCAATTGTCATGCACCCAGTGAATGCCGTAGCCGCTGGTATACATCTGGCCGCACATTTCCACTCTGTCGCCCAGTTTGAAAGCTGCCAGCGACTTAGGAATCGAGGTGGAATTTTTTTGATAATCGGCAGCGTACACATTGTCTATGGCAACGTCGTAGGTACGGCCGTCCGTATCTGCCTTGACGGTGATATGGGTGTGCGAAAGCTTGACGCCCTGGAGCGCTTTGCCGTTCGCAAATGTCGGTTTGCCGTTGACGGTGCCACTGAGATAGCTGCCTGCGCCGGCATCGCAATCAGCCTGGCCGTCGGCCATGGCGTACATTGCCTGGGTCATCAGGCATAGGGAAACCAGTAAT from the Collimonas arenae genome contains:
- a CDS encoding sel1 repeat family protein translates to MNPIVRYSLLAATAGVCLGMYLSSTGSFGDPPSVTATTSDTRHSPSRSELASPFGSGETAEGIGDAALVSHLPPDPVYGRNGRQIDLGGLKAVDYIAKWNSLARAGDKNAAYNVYQATSLCANNDEPVPDYNSAAELAQFLTERKKIAAVCEGVNAAQLQERLSFLALAARAGKVEAQIDYFIEGPYGRTIDLEKSADDPVVQQWKAEAVTQLKAAAGQGEPFALALLAQVYEAGELLPRDAKLSLAYKVAEADARNSVLSVEQLRRNVGTQMSDADFANALQTGKQIANACCKSR